Proteins found in one Mycoplasma ovis str. Michigan genomic segment:
- a CDS encoding ribonuclease J, translating to MIKYYSLGGQDERFRYCGVLECGGEILLLNAGGSCVNTNLYDIEEVIPDYQFLTVNAKKIKGLFISVPRLLNISSIPYLLEIFPELPIYTNSFGKSFIEYFLRDFEKKSNKKISANIIPLDLVSEHTISSECKAIPIKVAASLPNSLAWAFKFSQSDYVVFIDEFLIASENLPCRENQLDWLYKNLKGKISLLIVGMQSCATVSSFALKQSDNFSFLKKLVSSISTRLVVASYSDSWDTLLNISKIANIYKYPLVIYPNEFATLFNNYITQNKLKDYSLSIKGSELSPEHEKPLLVVTGDHNTLYSNLRDIHLGSVKDFSIKTDDVIMFMTHTYMERELEEISIINELADNGGEVLKQPNTLQPYLAGAEDIMLLINCLSPFNVVPVNGFYKDYVAFLKALENVMNTQKIHFLENGQLITINRKNIEITDQVVSEVYIGKQSALEINKMTLFEKRLLSQSGVVVVTLRSNSKSNSVKIPHLELLNVFANDFPKIDEVTGKIQSQLKIDISRYLQHNVEIDNKTFKQSIRKSIYNSLDTYIHKKPAVLSVISYI from the coding sequence ATGATTAAGTATTACTCTTTAGGAGGTCAAGATGAGAGATTTAGATATTGTGGAGTTTTGGAATGCGGAGGAGAGATTTTGTTATTAAATGCTGGAGGTAGTTGTGTTAATACAAATCTTTATGACATTGAAGAAGTCATTCCAGATTATCAGTTTTTAACTGTTAATGCAAAAAAAATTAAGGGATTATTTATTTCTGTTCCAAGACTCTTAAATATCTCTTCTATTCCATATTTATTAGAGATTTTTCCAGAATTACCAATTTATACTAATTCCTTTGGTAAATCTTTTATTGAATATTTTTTAAGGGATTTTGAAAAGAAAAGTAATAAGAAAATAAGTGCAAATATTATTCCACTGGATTTAGTTAGTGAGCATACTATTTCTTCGGAATGTAAAGCAATTCCGATTAAAGTTGCAGCTTCATTACCTAATTCTTTGGCTTGAGCTTTTAAGTTCTCACAATCTGACTATGTAGTCTTTATTGATGAGTTTTTAATTGCCTCGGAAAATCTTCCTTGTAGAGAGAATCAATTAGATTGACTCTACAAAAACCTAAAGGGAAAGATTTCACTACTTATAGTAGGTATGCAATCCTGTGCAACAGTTTCTTCTTTTGCACTCAAACAATCAGATAATTTTTCCTTCCTAAAGAAGTTAGTCTCTAGTATTTCAACTAGATTAGTAGTTGCTAGTTATTCTGATAGTTGAGATACTTTATTAAATATCAGCAAGATAGCAAATATTTATAAGTATCCACTAGTTATTTATCCCAACGAATTTGCTACATTATTTAATAATTACATAACTCAAAATAAGTTGAAAGACTATTCACTATCTATAAAAGGTAGTGAGCTTTCTCCTGAACACGAGAAGCCTTTATTGGTAGTTACAGGCGATCACAATACTTTGTACTCTAACCTAAGAGATATTCACTTAGGATCAGTAAAAGATTTCAGTATAAAGACAGATGATGTCATTATGTTTATGACTCATACATATATGGAGAGAGAATTAGAAGAAATTTCTATAATTAATGAACTTGCAGATAATGGAGGAGAAGTATTAAAACAACCCAATACTCTTCAACCTTATCTTGCGGGAGCAGAAGATATTATGTTATTAATTAATTGTTTATCTCCATTTAATGTAGTTCCTGTTAATGGTTTTTATAAGGACTATGTTGCATTTTTAAAAGCTTTAGAGAATGTCATGAATACTCAAAAGATTCATTTTTTGGAAAATGGTCAACTAATAACCATTAACAGAAAGAATATAGAAATCACTGATCAAGTAGTTTCGGAAGTTTATATTGGAAAACAATCAGCCTTAGAGATTAATAAGATGACTTTATTTGAGAAAAGATTACTTTCTCAAAGTGGAGTTGTTGTAGTCACGTTGAGAAGTAACTCTAAAAGTAATAGTGTTAAGATACCTCATTTAGAGTTATTAAATGTGTTTGCTAATGATTTTCCAAAAATTGATGAAGTTACGGGAAAAATTCAATCACAATTAAAAATAGATATTTCTAGATATCTTCAACATAATGTAGAAATAGATAATAAGACTTTCAAGCAATCAATTAGAAAATCTATTTATAATTCCTTGGATACTTATATACATAAGAAACCAGCAGTTCTTTCAGTAATTTCTTACATCTAA